A window from Methanobacterium sp. encodes these proteins:
- a CDS encoding LysE family transporter, with protein sequence MWIEIILFVVASFWVGLSGAMVPGPMLSVTISDSMKKGSKAGPLVVFGHYIAEIIIIILLILGLGWLIKSEIVTMIIGGMGGLMLIYIGYSMSKSPVPEKNSSKENLVETRGSILSGIISSLSNPYFYLWWATVGWAFMVKGIELAGIIGIFGFLIGHWGADLAWYSLVSCFASKGRYLLSGKRYRIVMNMCGIFLILLGLYFIYSTIIK encoded by the coding sequence ATGTGGATAGAAATTATATTGTTTGTTGTGGCATCATTCTGGGTTGGTTTATCCGGTGCAATGGTTCCAGGTCCAATGCTCAGTGTTACCATCTCTGATTCCATGAAAAAAGGATCAAAAGCTGGTCCTCTGGTTGTATTTGGACACTATATTGCTGAGATAATCATAATAATACTCTTGATTCTTGGACTTGGATGGTTGATTAAATCTGAAATTGTCACTATGATAATCGGAGGCATGGGTGGTTTAATGCTGATTTATATCGGTTATTCCATGTCTAAATCTCCGGTGCCCGAAAAAAATTCTTCAAAAGAAAATCTTGTTGAAACTAGGGGATCGATTCTTAGTGGAATTATAAGCAGTTTATCTAACCCCTATTTCTATTTGTGGTGGGCGACTGTGGGTTGGGCTTTCATGGTTAAGGGAATCGAATTAGCAGGAATAATTGGAATATTTGGTTTCTTAATAGGCCATTGGGGGGCTGATCTAGCATGGTATAGTTTAGTATCTTGTTTTGCAAGTAAAGGAAGATATTTATTATCTGGAAAACGTTATAGAATAGTAATGAACATGTGTGGAATTTTTTTAATATTATTAGGACTTTATTTTATCTATTCAACTATAATAAAATAG
- the gatA gene encoding Asp-tRNA(Asn)/Glu-tRNA(Gln) amidotransferase subunit GatA, producing MNILEKSQSIRNREKKASDNLEKFIDRINKHNPKINAFVELKTDEALKNAKEIDNRIANGEKVGKLAGLVIGIKNNINVEDFHVTAASKTLENYIGTYDATVIRRIKAEDGIIVGMTNMDEFAAGNSTETSFHGPTLNPRAPERIPGGSSGGSAAAVAAQMCDLALGSDTGGSIRNPASHCGVMGFKPTYGAVSRQGLLDLAMSFDQIGPFAVDTSGIALMMDVIAGKDSLECTTIDWNVPDFSASIKDMQDSLKGMRLGVVQEFFDVSDESIVNIIEDRINQMQEAGAEVVELNFDSLELCLPTFYLINFVEFFSATRKYDGRKYGERIEEACGDEVLRRIHMGSYISQKEYSGKYYKKALQARSLIKKEITGLLKDVDVLVGPTVPKLPHKVGMELEPMEIYAYDILTVMANLSGIPGASTPAGDVDGIPVGIQFQAKPLEDEKIIQIMAAFEELN from the coding sequence ATGAATATTTTGGAAAAATCACAATCAATCAGGAACCGCGAGAAGAAAGCATCAGATAACTTGGAAAAATTCATTGATAGAATCAATAAACACAATCCAAAAATAAATGCATTTGTAGAGTTAAAAACTGATGAAGCTCTGAAAAATGCTAAAGAGATTGATAATAGGATAGCTAATGGTGAAAAAGTTGGGAAACTTGCTGGTTTGGTCATAGGAATTAAAAATAACATTAATGTGGAGGATTTTCATGTCACTGCTGCCTCCAAGACACTGGAAAACTATATTGGAACTTATGATGCCACAGTAATCAGACGGATAAAGGCCGAAGATGGTATTATTGTGGGAATGACTAACATGGATGAATTTGCTGCAGGAAATTCCACTGAAACATCATTCCACGGTCCTACACTAAACCCTAGAGCGCCCGAACGAATACCAGGTGGATCTAGTGGGGGAAGTGCTGCAGCAGTAGCTGCCCAAATGTGTGATCTTGCTCTGGGCTCTGACACAGGAGGATCCATCAGAAACCCAGCATCCCACTGTGGTGTGATGGGATTCAAACCTACTTATGGTGCAGTAAGCAGACAGGGACTTCTTGATCTAGCCATGAGCTTCGACCAAATCGGCCCATTTGCAGTGGATACAAGTGGAATCGCTTTAATGATGGATGTTATTGCAGGAAAAGATAGTTTGGAGTGTACAACTATTGACTGGAATGTACCTGATTTTTCAGCCAGCATCAAAGATATGCAAGATTCCTTAAAAGGCATGCGGCTGGGGGTAGTGCAAGAATTTTTTGATGTCTCTGATGAGTCTATCGTCAATATAATTGAAGATCGCATCAACCAAATGCAAGAGGCAGGTGCTGAAGTAGTGGAATTAAACTTCGATTCTCTGGAATTATGTCTGCCAACTTTTTATCTAATAAACTTTGTTGAATTCTTCTCAGCCACTAGAAAATATGATGGTCGAAAATATGGGGAACGCATTGAAGAAGCTTGTGGAGATGAAGTACTCCGCAGAATACACATGGGATCCTACATCAGCCAGAAAGAATACAGTGGAAAATATTACAAAAAAGCATTACAGGCTAGATCACTCATAAAAAAAGAAATTACCGGGCTTTTAAAAGATGTAGACGTGCTTGTAGGTCCAACAGTACCTAAACTACCGCATAAAGTAGGCATGGAACTGGAACCAATGGAAATATACGCCTATGACATCCTGACAGTTATGGCTAATTTGTCAGGGATACCTGGAGCCAGCACCCCTGCAGGTGATGTAGATGGAATCCCGGTGGGAATACAATTCCAAGCTAAACCACTAGAAGATGAAAAAATCATCCAAATAATGGCAGCGTTTGAGGAGTTAAATTAG
- a CDS encoding AAA family ATPase, with protein sequence MKSIGLLYVNGSLPAFENFGKLPTHLLKENGMIKGQKAYEVLDGLILPGGSIIESQSISREVETVIKKMDSQGKFILGMCSGFQVLAKKTDIGRKSPCPVERDGLGILDVTFHPLIGTDRVESEVVDESFLTKGMVGQTITGFHCHTYGDIRGNAPPIFFSKVQRINYTDNPRMILSGVRNDEGNVIGTMVHASLDENPSLGDNILKFIDANQKDILKIYEDNKALVKKMKREVGIGLDIYSHYRLSTDKPTPTWLMIAGTGSDSGKTFITTGIVGALRKKGYKVGVLKVGPDIRDLVPSLYLNKDKMGKYSSIQIGGLGWKSLEEIIANVNGHKYDLILVEGVMSIFTGILNKKTPFSAAEIAKAGKIPVLLVTGCNKGGIETAAIDLASHTDMMQKIGIKVQGAILNKVYDEKIAETALTYLKNTTQLEWLGKVPKVQLAARGGTPEVEIKLEDFCYKATETVEKHLDLNKIIKMGETPKFTGYSSYKEIKNDFIDN encoded by the coding sequence ATGAAAAGTATTGGCCTCCTATACGTTAACGGATCATTACCTGCCTTCGAAAACTTCGGTAAACTTCCCACCCACCTATTAAAGGAAAATGGCATGATCAAGGGACAAAAGGCTTACGAAGTCTTAGATGGCCTAATACTTCCAGGTGGGAGTATCATTGAATCTCAAAGCATCAGTCGGGAAGTTGAAACTGTTATTAAAAAAATGGATAGTCAAGGCAAATTCATCTTGGGCATGTGCTCTGGATTCCAAGTTTTGGCCAAAAAAACAGATATTGGCAGAAAATCTCCTTGTCCTGTTGAAAGAGATGGATTAGGAATTTTAGATGTTACTTTTCACCCATTAATCGGAACAGATCGGGTAGAATCAGAAGTAGTAGATGAATCTTTCCTCACCAAAGGAATGGTAGGTCAGACTATCACTGGGTTTCACTGCCATACTTACGGAGACATCAGGGGAAATGCACCGCCAATCTTTTTTTCAAAAGTTCAAAGGATAAATTACACAGATAATCCAAGAATGATTTTGTCAGGGGTTCGTAATGACGAAGGTAATGTAATTGGTACAATGGTACATGCTTCTCTGGATGAAAACCCATCTTTAGGCGATAATATCTTAAAATTTATTGATGCCAATCAAAAAGATATTTTAAAAATTTATGAAGATAACAAGGCACTTGTTAAGAAAATGAAAAGAGAAGTGGGGATTGGACTGGATATTTACTCCCATTACCGTTTATCAACAGATAAACCGACACCAACTTGGCTCATGATTGCCGGCACAGGATCAGATTCTGGAAAAACTTTCATCACTACAGGTATTGTGGGGGCTTTGCGTAAAAAAGGATATAAAGTTGGGGTTCTTAAGGTAGGTCCAGATATAAGAGATTTAGTGCCGTCATTATACCTTAATAAAGATAAAATGGGGAAATATTCGTCTATTCAAATTGGAGGATTGGGCTGGAAAAGCTTGGAAGAAATTATTGCCAATGTCAATGGACATAAATACGATTTAATCCTGGTGGAAGGAGTTATGAGTATTTTCACAGGGATTTTAAATAAAAAAACCCCGTTTTCTGCTGCTGAAATCGCTAAAGCAGGAAAAATTCCTGTCCTACTTGTCACTGGTTGCAATAAGGGGGGTATAGAAACTGCTGCAATAGACCTTGCTTCCCATACTGATATGATGCAGAAAATTGGTATTAAAGTCCAAGGGGCAATATTAAACAAAGTTTACGATGAAAAAATAGCTGAAACAGCATTAACCTATCTCAAAAATACTACACAGCTTGAATGGTTGGGAAAAGTGCCCAAGGTTCAGTTAGCTGCCCGGGGTGGAACTCCAGAAGTGGAGATCAAGCTGGAAGATTTCTGTTATAAAGCTACTGAAACA
- a CDS encoding DUF1624 domain-containing protein yields MDIYERFWEVDVFRGLAILMMVIYHLFFDLTYFGICQLDVSSGILFILARTTAFIFIFLVGVSLTLSYSRAQILAENNGKTNFFLKYLKRGVKIFFLGIFITLVTWLFIPYDFIVFGILHFIGIAIILEYPLLNKKYLNLVLGIVFIILGFIFAQITVTYPWLIWLGLKPSVFITVDYFPLLPWLGVVSLGQFTGRTLYKNYKRGYYLPDLSTNMLIRIFSYIGRNSLFIYLIHQPILIILLYLLGVLDPGNLLYFLKN; encoded by the coding sequence ATGGATATTTATGAGCGTTTCTGGGAGGTGGATGTTTTCAGGGGGTTAGCCATATTGATGATGGTAATTTACCATTTATTCTTTGATTTAACCTATTTTGGAATATGTCAATTGGATGTTTCATCAGGAATTCTTTTTATTCTTGCCAGAACAACTGCTTTCATCTTTATTTTTTTGGTAGGGGTTTCACTTACTTTAAGTTACTCTCGCGCCCAGATTCTGGCTGAAAATAATGGAAAAACAAATTTTTTTCTAAAGTACTTAAAAAGGGGAGTCAAAATATTTTTCCTTGGTATTTTCATAACTCTGGTCACTTGGTTGTTTATACCCTATGATTTCATAGTCTTTGGTATTCTACATTTTATTGGAATAGCAATTATTTTAGAGTATCCCTTATTAAATAAAAAGTACCTTAACTTAGTTTTGGGGATAGTTTTCATAATTTTGGGATTCATTTTTGCACAAATCACTGTAACATATCCTTGGCTGATATGGTTAGGTTTGAAACCTTCCGTATTCATCACCGTGGATTATTTCCCTTTACTCCCCTGGTTGGGTGTAGTTTCCCTAGGGCAATTTACAGGCAGAACCCTTTACAAGAATTATAAGCGAGGATATTATCTACCTGATCTTTCGACAAATATGTTAATTAGGATATTCAGCTATATTGGTAGGAATTCTCTTTTTATTTATTTAATTCACCAGCCAATTTTAATAATACTTCTCTATTTGCTGGGGGTCCTTGATCCAGGGAATCTATTATATTTTCTGAAAAATTAG
- a CDS encoding alanine dehydrogenase, translated as MQKTLLLKQSDIKNFIKMKEVIDVVETAFKAFALRDVQMPAKEYLFFSDGDLRIMPCYVQSKEEAGVKCVSVHPQNPLKQKLPAVMAIIELIDPQTGYPLAVMDGTLITDMRTGAAAGVATKYLAKSDSKVLGIIGAGKQARTQLMALNEVMDIQKARVFCRTCSTRTKFAETASKTYSLDVEAVETPEIAVKNADVVVTTTPSRKPFIKADWISPGTHINAMGADAPTKQELEPELLLKSKIIIDSWAQASHSGEINTPVARKILKRKDIHAKLGDVIVGNATGREGDEITIFDSTGLAVQDVVTAGMIYRQARKKGFGTEFNFLK; from the coding sequence ATGCAAAAAACTCTTCTCTTAAAACAGAGTGATATTAAAAATTTCATCAAAATGAAAGAAGTAATAGATGTAGTTGAAACTGCATTTAAAGCTTTTGCACTACGCGATGTTCAGATGCCAGCAAAAGAGTACTTGTTTTTCAGTGATGGAGATTTGCGAATCATGCCCTGTTATGTTCAGAGCAAAGAAGAAGCTGGAGTTAAATGTGTTAGTGTACATCCACAAAATCCCCTTAAACAAAAATTACCTGCAGTTATGGCCATTATAGAATTGATAGATCCTCAAACAGGTTATCCCCTCGCAGTTATGGATGGCACCCTTATAACTGACATGAGAACTGGTGCGGCTGCAGGGGTGGCCACTAAATACCTTGCAAAATCAGATTCAAAGGTTTTAGGAATAATTGGGGCTGGTAAACAAGCCCGTACACAATTAATGGCCCTTAATGAAGTTATGGACATTCAGAAAGCAAGAGTATTTTGTAGAACTTGCAGTACGCGGACTAAATTTGCAGAAACCGCCTCTAAAACTTATAGTTTGGATGTTGAAGCAGTTGAAACTCCTGAAATTGCAGTTAAAAATGCAGATGTGGTTGTTACGACAACTCCTTCTCGAAAACCATTTATTAAAGCTGACTGGATCAGCCCTGGAACTCATATCAATGCCATGGGAGCTGATGCTCCAACTAAACAAGAATTAGAACCTGAGTTACTCCTCAAATCAAAGATAATCATAGATTCTTGGGCTCAAGCCAGCCACAGTGGTGAAATAAATACTCCTGTGGCCCGGAAAATCTTAAAAAGAAAAGATATTCACGCTAAACTGGGAGATGTTATAGTTGGAAATGCAACAGGAAGAGAAGGTGATGAAATCACCATCTTTGATTCAACTGGCTTGGCTGTTCAAGATGTGGTAACTGCTGGAATGATCTACAGACAAGCTAGAAAAAAGGGCTTTGGAACAGAATTTAATTTTTTAAAATGA